In a genomic window of Vicinamibacterales bacterium:
- a CDS encoding tyrosine-type recombinase/integrase, with product MLTQPDGSPLAEHMLTDLLRRVARRANLRYCGVHVLRHTFCSHLAMRGAPMRAVQELAGHRDLSTTQRYMHLSPSALTDAIRLLERPASASGRGDIVETAQA from the coding sequence GTGCTGACGCAGCCCGACGGCTCGCCGCTGGCCGAGCACATGCTGACGGATCTGCTGCGGCGTGTGGCTCGACGAGCGAACCTGCGGTACTGCGGCGTGCACGTGCTGCGACACACGTTCTGTTCGCACCTGGCGATGCGGGGGGCGCCGATGCGGGCGGTGCAGGAGCTGGCGGGGCATCGTGATCTGTCGACCACGCAGCGCTACATGCATCTCAGTCCGAGCGCGTTGACCGACGCGATTCGGCTGCTCGAACGTCCCGCGTCCGCCTCCGGACGTGGAGACATTGTGGAGACGGCGCAGGCCTGA
- a CDS encoding DUF433 domain-containing protein codes for MPVPGPAVHCDPEIMGGTPVFAGTRVPFQTLLDYLEGGDSLDAFLDDFPTVSRELAVGALEQAKDALLARAHPA; via the coding sequence ATGCCAGTGCCCGGCCCGGCCGTTCATTGCGACCCCGAGATCATGGGCGGCACCCCCGTGTTCGCGGGAACCCGCGTGCCGTTCCAGACGCTGCTCGACTACCTCGAAGGCGGCGACTCGCTGGATGCGTTCCTCGACGACTTTCCGACGGTGAGCCGCGAGCTTGCCGTTGGTGCGCTTGAACAGGCCAAAGACGCCCTCCTCGCCCGTGCGCATCCTGCTTGA
- a CDS encoding ABC transporter permease, with product MRWLDELVSDVKLVGRLGRRAPIFVATVVAMLASGIGATTAVYSVLRHVLLRPLPYAEPEHLVQLFSQSPIEVITRSSGSQFRVWQDESPRAFEALTAYDDRTVSLRLSADNRGETLSALRVSSEFFAVFRVPMVRGRVFQRNEDAAQGPRVVVISEGFWRRHFGAQDVVGQSLWLGHESHEIVGVAARSFASDPAAEAYIPLRVDALARDDTRRLRVVGRLRRGVGVDAARQLAAGTTARYRRDHPFVLGQREYFTADTLHSVAVGPVKSTLQLLSGAVALLLLVACANVATLLLSRGRSRVAEVAARAALGATRARLIRQLLIESTCLALTGAVLAVPIAQLGLQTLLRVGADGSTGSLLPLVSSVTLDVHLMGVGLAAGLVTGLLCGAIPAMSMSRADMSALFKPGGSAAATSWRVGGAPSTLLLAEVAIALVLFAATVSVLESLGRLQSLDRGFDAGHVLTIEASLTGSALSPPDALDAFVANAANRLRDVAGISAAAAAYSLPTEQGAVSPFVMNDRGLFATGAHHGSTRWEIVTPEYFATLGIARLEGRVLTAQDVRGAPAVAVVNRALARRYWGDRSVVGQRVTLGSAEQSSDRVRSIVGVVADTRGRDSAESEPTLYIPMAQAAESLHRAAAVAAVERAGPEAAVGEPTPLSQALRAQVARAGFALQLVGGFAALSLVMVLVGLYGYVSHAVTQRAKELSIRNALGASQRQLLRLVLGQGAAIVASGIVIGVVGAMLMGAALESYVFGVKALAPSRLAAITLAQALAAATAILIAALPAAQTDPRRVID from the coding sequence GTGCGCTGGCTCGATGAGCTCGTGTCTGACGTGAAGCTGGTTGGACGTCTTGGTCGGCGTGCGCCGATCTTCGTCGCCACGGTCGTGGCGATGCTCGCGTCGGGTATCGGTGCGACGACGGCGGTGTACTCGGTGCTGAGACACGTGCTGCTCCGCCCCCTCCCGTACGCCGAGCCCGAGCACCTCGTTCAACTGTTCAGCCAATCGCCCATCGAGGTGATCACGCGGTCCAGCGGATCGCAGTTTCGGGTCTGGCAGGACGAGTCTCCCCGTGCCTTTGAGGCATTGACTGCCTATGACGACCGCACCGTGTCTCTCCGGCTGTCGGCCGACAACCGCGGCGAGACCCTGAGTGCGCTGCGCGTGTCATCGGAGTTCTTTGCGGTGTTCCGCGTGCCTATGGTGCGGGGCCGCGTCTTTCAGCGCAACGAGGACGCCGCCCAGGGTCCTCGTGTGGTCGTCATCAGCGAGGGATTCTGGCGACGTCATTTCGGTGCTCAAGACGTCGTCGGGCAGAGTCTGTGGCTGGGTCACGAGTCTCATGAGATTGTCGGCGTTGCTGCGCGATCGTTCGCCTCCGATCCGGCGGCGGAGGCCTACATCCCCTTGCGTGTCGACGCTCTTGCCAGGGACGACACACGTCGCCTCCGCGTCGTCGGGCGACTGCGCCGGGGCGTCGGCGTCGATGCGGCGAGACAACTCGCTGCGGGTACGACCGCCCGATACCGCCGTGACCATCCGTTCGTCCTGGGACAGCGCGAATACTTCACCGCCGACACGCTGCACTCGGTCGCGGTCGGTCCGGTGAAGTCGACGTTGCAGTTGCTGTCCGGGGCCGTGGCACTGCTGCTGCTCGTCGCGTGTGCCAACGTCGCGACGTTGTTGCTCTCGCGAGGGCGCTCACGAGTCGCCGAAGTAGCCGCCCGAGCCGCCCTCGGCGCGACTCGTGCACGCCTCATACGTCAGCTGCTCATCGAGTCCACGTGCCTCGCGCTCACGGGTGCGGTGCTCGCTGTGCCGATCGCCCAGCTGGGTCTGCAGACGCTCCTGCGCGTGGGCGCGGATGGTTCGACGGGAAGCCTGCTGCCGCTGGTTTCCAGCGTGACGCTCGATGTCCACCTGATGGGGGTGGGGCTGGCGGCTGGTCTGGTCACTGGGTTGTTGTGCGGCGCAATCCCAGCGATGTCGATGTCGCGTGCCGACATGAGCGCACTCTTCAAGCCGGGCGGCTCGGCTGCCGCAACCAGTTGGCGTGTGGGCGGCGCGCCCTCGACGTTGCTCCTGGCCGAAGTGGCGATCGCGCTGGTCCTGTTCGCCGCGACCGTCAGCGTGCTCGAAAGCCTGGGGCGGCTTCAAAGCCTGGACCGGGGATTCGACGCCGGGCACGTGCTGACGATCGAGGCGTCCCTGACCGGCTCAGCGCTGTCCCCGCCCGATGCCCTCGACGCTTTTGTCGCGAACGCGGCCAACCGTCTTCGCGACGTGGCGGGCATCTCTGCGGCCGCCGCCGCGTACTCGCTGCCCACTGAACAGGGAGCGGTGTCGCCCTTTGTGATGAACGATCGTGGGCTCTTTGCCACAGGCGCCCACCATGGCAGCACCCGATGGGAGATCGTCACGCCCGAGTACTTCGCGACCCTGGGCATCGCGCGTCTCGAGGGACGGGTGCTCACCGCACAGGACGTTCGGGGAGCCCCTGCCGTCGCGGTCGTCAACCGGGCCTTGGCGCGCCGGTATTGGGGTGATCGCAGTGTGGTGGGGCAGCGCGTCACCCTCGGGAGTGCAGAGCAGTCCAGTGATCGCGTGCGCTCCATCGTTGGCGTTGTTGCCGACACACGCGGCCGTGACTCAGCAGAGAGCGAACCGACACTCTACATTCCCATGGCGCAAGCAGCGGAGTCGTTGCACCGGGCCGCGGCGGTCGCCGCCGTCGAGCGCGCCGGGCCAGAAGCGGCGGTGGGCGAGCCCACCCCGTTGAGCCAAGCGCTAAGGGCGCAAGTGGCGCGCGCTGGTTTCGCCCTCCAGCTGGTGGGTGGCTTTGCCGCGCTGTCGCTCGTGATGGTGTTGGTGGGCCTGTACGGTTACGTCAGCCACGCGGTGACGCAGCGGGCCAAGGAGCTTTCGATTCGTAACGCCCTCGGCGCCTCGCAACGCCAATTGCTGCGGCTCGTCTTGGGGCAAGGTGCCGCCATCGTGGCGAGTGGCATCGTCATCGGCGTCGTTGGCGCCATGCTCATGGGCGCAGCACTCGAGTCCTATGTGTTCGGCGTGAAGGCGCTCGCCCCATCGCGGCTCGCTGCGATCACACTGGCGCAAGCGCTGGCCGCGGCGACTGCGATACTCATCGCCGCTCTGCCGGCCGCCCAGACGGACCCGCGGCGCGTCATCGACTGA
- a CDS encoding serine/threonine-protein kinase — MSSFERLKDELLRLGALEAPARQAALDRLAAEDPALAAELVSLLAHRDDSPRILQTGGGMAAFRESTDGAGAAAPADGVLPTIGPYQAVDVLGEGGMGTVYRARQSAPIRRDVALKLIRKGLDTDRVVARFDAERQMLAVMDHPGIARVFDAGAAADGRPYFAMELVEGASITDVADRERLDIDGRLRLFLAVCRAVQHAHQKGIIHRDLKPSNILVPILDGHPTPKIIDFGIAKAMSMDGDRAGATMPGHLVGTPDYASPEQAGAVSAPVDTRTDVYALGLVLYELLSGARPFALTRSTPADALRTLATETPVAPSRRATDAATAGARQTTPERLARRLAGDLDTIVLRALERAPADRYGSVEQLAADVERHLDGRPIEARPPSVVYRMGKFVRRHVVSVAATAVTVLLLVGLAGYASWQSARLARERDRAQLQATTAEAVSSYLVDLFRHADPDETRGTAVTARQLLDQGAASAADLKGDPRVRARLMGTLGEVYQSLGLYEESRRLLLDAQRTFEGLDAPDPVGLAQVLDTLGVVTHDTREFDASEQYLTRALALRREALGTGHEDTATTITNLAITLRNLGRRDEAEALYREALAINRRVLGNEHVEVAWSLFSLGWALHQQGRLDEAEPLYREAAGIQRRQLGPDHPDLAGTLNSYAGLAYQRGRFDEAARLWQEAFDIYEKVYGDQHAATGRAYNNLAMASMGLADYPRAEALYRKSVEINLAMTGPTHLRTATSMLNHGEALRRLGRLDEAEERLTTALANIEKAEGADARPVGGALARLAQLRLDQGAPAAALALARRAAALGQREAEAWPADAARMLEALANALVASGDDAGAVPVWREVVALRDRAGDASPQDRATARAALGVALARTGDRDRGRALITEARSALEPLLPASHPMRLAVESQWKAVESGGVVPAQ, encoded by the coding sequence ATGTCCTCGTTCGAGCGCCTCAAGGACGAGTTGCTCCGCCTTGGCGCACTCGAGGCCCCGGCGCGCCAGGCTGCGCTCGATCGCCTGGCCGCGGAGGACCCCGCCCTGGCGGCGGAGCTGGTGTCCCTCCTGGCGCATCGCGACGACTCTCCGCGAATCCTGCAGACGGGCGGCGGCATGGCAGCGTTCCGGGAGTCGACGGACGGCGCCGGCGCCGCAGCGCCCGCCGACGGGGTGCTGCCGACCATCGGACCCTACCAGGCGGTCGACGTGCTGGGCGAGGGCGGGATGGGCACCGTCTACCGGGCGCGGCAGTCAGCGCCGATCCGGCGCGACGTGGCCCTCAAGCTCATCAGGAAGGGGCTCGACACCGATCGGGTGGTGGCGCGCTTCGACGCCGAGCGCCAGATGCTGGCCGTGATGGATCACCCGGGTATCGCCCGGGTCTTCGACGCGGGCGCCGCCGCGGACGGGCGCCCCTACTTCGCGATGGAGCTCGTGGAGGGCGCCTCCATCACCGACGTCGCGGACCGCGAGCGGCTGGACATCGACGGGCGGCTGCGTCTCTTCCTCGCCGTCTGCCGGGCCGTGCAGCACGCGCACCAGAAGGGGATCATCCACCGCGACCTCAAGCCGTCGAACATCCTCGTCCCGATCCTGGACGGACACCCGACGCCCAAAATCATCGACTTCGGCATCGCGAAGGCCATGTCGATGGACGGGGACCGGGCCGGCGCGACGATGCCGGGGCATCTCGTGGGCACGCCGGACTACGCCAGTCCCGAGCAGGCCGGTGCGGTGAGCGCGCCCGTGGACACGCGCACGGACGTCTACGCCCTGGGACTGGTGCTGTACGAGCTGCTGTCCGGGGCGCGGCCCTTCGCGCTCACGCGGTCCACGCCCGCCGACGCGCTGCGCACGCTGGCGACCGAGACGCCGGTGGCGCCGAGCCGTCGCGCCACCGACGCCGCCACCGCCGGTGCGCGGCAGACGACGCCGGAGCGTCTGGCGCGGCGGCTGGCCGGCGATCTCGACACGATCGTCCTCCGCGCGCTCGAACGCGCGCCCGCCGATCGCTACGGTTCGGTGGAGCAGCTTGCCGCCGACGTCGAGCGCCATCTGGACGGCCGCCCCATCGAGGCGCGACCGCCGAGTGTGGTCTACCGCATGGGCAAGTTCGTCAGGCGCCATGTCGTGTCGGTGGCCGCCACCGCTGTGACCGTGCTGCTGCTGGTGGGACTTGCGGGCTACGCCTCCTGGCAGTCGGCGCGGCTGGCCCGCGAACGCGACCGCGCGCAGCTCCAGGCGACGACCGCGGAAGCCGTGTCCTCCTATCTCGTCGACCTCTTTCGCCATGCCGATCCGGACGAGACGCGGGGCACCGCCGTGACGGCCCGGCAACTGCTGGATCAGGGCGCCGCGAGCGCCGCCGACCTGAAGGGCGATCCGCGCGTGCGGGCGCGGCTGATGGGGACGCTCGGCGAGGTGTACCAGTCGCTGGGACTGTACGAGGAGTCGCGACGGCTGCTGCTCGACGCGCAGCGCACGTTCGAGGGGCTCGACGCGCCGGACCCCGTGGGACTGGCGCAGGTGCTCGACACGCTGGGCGTCGTGACGCACGACACCCGCGAGTTCGACGCGTCCGAGCAGTACCTGACCCGCGCGCTCGCGCTTCGGCGGGAGGCACTCGGCACGGGCCACGAGGACACCGCGACCACGATCACGAACCTGGCGATCACGCTCCGCAATCTCGGCCGCCGCGACGAGGCGGAGGCCCTGTATCGCGAGGCCCTCGCCATCAACCGCCGCGTGCTCGGGAACGAGCACGTCGAGGTGGCCTGGAGCCTGTTCAGCCTCGGCTGGGCCCTGCACCAGCAGGGACGTCTGGACGAGGCCGAGCCCCTGTATCGCGAGGCCGCCGGCATACAGCGGCGGCAGCTCGGGCCCGACCATCCGGACCTGGCCGGCACGTTGAACAGCTACGCGGGCCTGGCCTACCAGCGGGGGCGTTTCGACGAGGCCGCCCGCCTCTGGCAGGAGGCCTTCGACATCTACGAGAAGGTCTACGGGGATCAGCACGCGGCGACGGGCCGCGCCTACAACAACCTGGCCATGGCCTCCATGGGCCTGGCCGACTATCCACGCGCGGAGGCCCTCTACCGGAAGTCCGTGGAGATCAACCTGGCCATGACGGGCCCCACGCACCTGCGGACGGCGACGAGCATGCTGAATCACGGCGAGGCCCTGCGCCGGCTGGGACGGCTGGACGAGGCCGAGGAGCGCCTGACGACCGCGCTGGCGAACATCGAGAAGGCCGAAGGGGCCGACGCGCGTCCCGTCGGCGGCGCCCTGGCGCGACTGGCGCAGCTTCGCCTCGACCAGGGCGCACCCGCCGCGGCCCTCGCGCTGGCCCGCCGCGCGGCGGCCCTCGGGCAGCGGGAGGCCGAGGCGTGGCCCGCCGATGCCGCGCGGATGCTCGAGGCGCTGGCGAACGCCCTCGTGGCCAGCGGCGACGATGCGGGCGCGGTGCCGGTCTGGCGGGAGGTGGTGGCGCTGCGCGACCGTGCCGGGGACGCCAGCCCGCAGGACCGCGCGACGGCGCGGGCGGCTCTGGGGGTCGCGTTGGCGCGCACGGGCGATCGCGATCGAGGCCGGGCGCTCATCACCGAGGCGCGGTCGGCCCTGGAGCCGCTCTTGCCGGCCTCGCATCCCATGCGCCTGGCGGTGGAGTCGCAGTGGAAGGCCGTCGAGTCCGGCGGGGTGGTGCCGGCGCAGTGA
- a CDS encoding VOC family protein produces MTDTTAAIHATNLGCSLTCKDLQASIRFYREAIGFAVAHTFENEGKVVAAVVGAGDCRIVLNQDDGKLGWDRIKGQGFYLQINVAGAADVDAVAARIKAAGGALLSEPADRPWGARMFQFTDPDGFKLGVSTPL; encoded by the coding sequence ATGACCGACACGACTGCCGCCATCCACGCCACGAACCTGGGCTGCTCGCTGACCTGCAAGGACCTGCAGGCCTCCATCCGTTTCTACCGCGAGGCCATCGGCTTCGCCGTGGCGCACACGTTCGAGAACGAGGGCAAGGTCGTGGCCGCGGTCGTGGGCGCCGGTGACTGCCGCATCGTGCTCAATCAGGACGACGGCAAGCTCGGGTGGGACCGCATCAAGGGCCAGGGCTTCTACCTGCAGATCAACGTGGCGGGCGCGGCCGACGTGGACGCCGTCGCCGCGCGGATCAAGGCCGCCGGCGGGGCGCTCCTGAGCGAACCGGCCGACCGTCCCTGGGGCGCCCGCATGTTCCAGTTCACCGATCCGGACGGCTTCAAGCTGGGGGTGTCGACGCCGCTCTAG
- a CDS encoding ribbon-helix-helix protein, CopG family produces the protein MEEVLTIRVPKGTRRRLERRAKAQKLSVSQLVRRAIEQDELLTSLASARAELLPQARAQGIYTDEDVFAIVS, from the coding sequence ATGGAAGAAGTCCTGACCATTCGCGTGCCCAAGGGCACGCGACGCCGCCTGGAGCGGCGCGCCAAGGCGCAGAAGCTCTCGGTGAGTCAGCTGGTTCGGCGCGCGATCGAACAGGATGAACTGCTCACGAGCCTGGCGTCGGCTCGCGCCGAGCTGCTGCCGCAGGCACGTGCACAGGGCATCTACACGGACGAGGACGTCTTCGCGATCGTCTCGTGA
- a CDS encoding putative toxin-antitoxin system toxin component, PIN family, whose protein sequence is MIVVLDTNVLVAALVAKGLCHEVVVRGLGSCTVVTSRALLDELEQTLRAKFRVGPATQAFLEQLRGRVQLVEPTPLASRVSRDPDDDVVLATAVAADASVIVTGDQDLLVLRRNKGIDIVSPRDFLGRLSS, encoded by the coding sequence GTGATCGTCGTCCTCGACACCAACGTGCTCGTGGCGGCGCTCGTCGCCAAGGGCCTGTGCCACGAGGTCGTGGTGCGCGGCCTTGGGTCCTGCACGGTCGTCACGTCCCGAGCGCTGCTCGACGAGCTCGAACAGACGCTGCGAGCCAAGTTCAGAGTGGGACCCGCTACCCAGGCCTTCCTCGAGCAACTCCGCGGCCGAGTTCAGCTCGTTGAACCGACGCCGCTCGCGTCCCGGGTGTCGCGCGACCCGGATGACGACGTCGTGCTGGCCACCGCCGTTGCTGCCGACGCGAGCGTGATCGTCACCGGCGACCAAGACCTGCTCGTCCTTCGCCGCAATAAGGGCATCGACATCGTCTCGCCGCGGGACTTCCTCGGTCGCCTGTCGTCCTGA
- a CDS encoding M20/M25/M40 family metallo-hydrolase encodes MRTVVAAAVLALTASALHAQTLTPSQQYARDVYKEIIEYRSVNIGGDTTPVANALATRFRDAGFAEQDIFLGGSQSNKHNVVVRYRGTGGASGPKPLLLLAHLDVVEALKTDWSSGLDPFTFLEKDGYFYGRGIIDDKAQVAIFTAVVVQMKKDGYMPDRDIVVAFTADEEGGCCNGARWLFTNHRELVDASLVLNEGAFGFIRNGAPVANTIEATQKVVAGFTVTAKNRGGHSSLPRLDNAIYQLAAGLVKLSQFRFPVEFNDVSRAYFEQTAKIETPRIAAAMRALIKNPKDVEAETVLARDPLYNSMLRTTCVATMLKGGHASNALPQTAEAGINCRMMPDARVSDVRAMIVKALDDPELEVSAPANREPRSAAAVVPDVLKAVERVTQEMWGAIPVIQIMQGGATDAVPWRNAGIPAYGVSGLMVDPDDLRLHGRDERVPVKSFFDAQEFTVRLTRLLTSGTAAP; translated from the coding sequence ATGCGCACTGTCGTTGCCGCCGCCGTCCTGGCCCTCACGGCCAGCGCTCTGCACGCCCAGACGCTCACGCCGTCGCAGCAGTACGCGCGGGACGTGTACAAGGAAATCATCGAGTACAGGAGCGTCAACATCGGCGGCGACACCACGCCGGTCGCCAACGCGCTCGCCACACGCTTCCGCGATGCGGGCTTCGCAGAACAGGACATCTTTCTCGGCGGCAGCCAGTCCAACAAGCACAACGTCGTCGTCCGCTACCGCGGCACGGGCGGCGCGAGCGGCCCCAAGCCGCTGCTGTTGCTCGCCCACCTGGATGTCGTCGAGGCGCTGAAGACGGATTGGTCCTCCGGCCTCGACCCGTTTACGTTCCTCGAGAAGGACGGCTACTTCTACGGTCGCGGCATCATCGACGACAAGGCCCAGGTGGCCATCTTCACTGCCGTGGTCGTGCAGATGAAGAAGGACGGCTACATGCCCGACCGCGACATCGTCGTCGCCTTCACCGCCGATGAAGAAGGCGGCTGCTGCAACGGCGCCCGCTGGCTGTTCACCAATCACCGCGAGCTGGTCGATGCCTCGCTGGTGCTGAACGAAGGGGCGTTCGGGTTCATCAGGAACGGCGCGCCCGTGGCCAACACCATCGAGGCGACCCAGAAGGTCGTGGCGGGATTCACCGTCACGGCGAAGAACCGCGGCGGGCATTCGTCGTTGCCGAGGCTCGACAACGCCATCTACCAGTTGGCCGCCGGCCTGGTGAAGCTGTCGCAGTTCAGGTTTCCGGTGGAGTTCAACGACGTGTCGCGCGCCTACTTCGAGCAGACGGCGAAGATCGAGACGCCTCGGATCGCCGCGGCGATGCGGGCCCTGATCAAGAACCCCAAGGACGTCGAGGCCGAGACCGTGCTGGCCAGGGATCCCCTCTACAACTCGATGCTGCGCACCACGTGCGTGGCCACGATGCTGAAGGGCGGCCACGCGTCGAACGCACTGCCGCAGACGGCCGAAGCCGGGATCAACTGCCGCATGATGCCGGACGCGCGCGTGAGCGACGTGCGGGCGATGATCGTCAAGGCGCTGGACGATCCGGAACTGGAAGTGTCGGCCCCGGCGAATCGCGAGCCCCGCTCCGCCGCGGCAGTGGTGCCGGACGTCCTGAAGGCGGTCGAGCGGGTTACGCAGGAGATGTGGGGCGCCATTCCCGTCATTCAGATCATGCAGGGCGGCGCGACCGATGCCGTGCCCTGGCGCAACGCGGGAATCCCGGCGTATGGCGTGTCGGGACTGATGGTGGATCCGGACGACCTGCGCCTGCACGGACGCGATGAGCGCGTGCCGGTCAAGAGCTTCTTCGACGCGCAGGAGTTCACGGTGCGACTGACGAGACTGCTGACGAGCGGGACGGCGGCGCCGTAG